The DNA window ACCGGACGCGCAGCCCGTTGGTCGACAGACGCACCGCCAGCGGCCCAAACCGGTCCGTCTCGGGCCCCAGAAAATAGACGAGGCTGGAAACGCCGTCGAGCAGCACTTCGGCGTCCACCACTACGGCGCCCGCCTCGACCTTCGCCGCCGCTTCCTGGGCGGCCGTCAACAGTTCGCCCGCCGCCTGGCGGGAGAGTTCAGCCAGCTGCAGGTCGTCCGACTCCGCCAGGCGGAGGACTTCGCCGGTCGGTTGTTTGGTCTGCGGCTGCAGATCTTCCGGATCGGCCAGCACCTCGCCCAGTTCGACGCCGCGATCCGTACTGACAACGACCGTATCACCCCGCCGGCACTCCAGCCGATGCACCGAGCCAAACCGCCCCACATAGCCCGGCGCCCCATACCGCACCAGGTAAAGCCGAATCGCCTTCACCGCCGCCGTCACACGCACCTCATTCAGCAGAAGAGAAAACCAAACGGGAACCACCCAAGCAGGATACCGGCAGAGCCCGGCGACGTCGATTGCGGGGGGCGGGTCAAAGTCCGCTTCGATCGTCGCTCGGGATAGCGCAATGACTGGACGGCGCCGCCGTCAGCCGGGGATGTCCGCCTGGGTTATTCCCTCTTTGAGTGATCCTTGAATCAGGATCGAATGGCCCCAGAAAAGTTCGCCGTCATCGTGCCAGAATTCAAAGTCCCCGTCGATATCGATGGAAATGGACTGCAGCGTCATGCGTGCTTTAAATTGATCGGGGGTCAATGGCGCTTCGTCGTCCAGCAGCCAACCGTCATTCTTTGCCGAAAGCAGGTCTTGCACGGCATAGTCATCAACCTTCTGCTTCCAGGACGTTTGTTCATCCCAGAGTTTCCCAGCGACCTCCAGGCCTGTGGCGATACTCAGGTTTTCATCCGCATTGAAAGATAATTCAACGGTCTCTCCGTTCCATATCACTTTGCCTGTAAACCAGTCGATCGAACGATCAAGAGTAAGCTCCCCGAATCGTTCGGTTTGGATTACCACCGGTTTTGCCAGTTCCTCCGCAACCTCGGAGAGGCCTGCGGCATCGACCTTTTGAGCTGCTTTGCCGGCGCATATTGCACGTGTTTCCTCGGTCGATACCAGCACCCGTATCCGCTGAATGCTGAGCGCGGGATATTCGCCGGACCAATCCGCATCGCGGGCGGCAGGGCGAAGAATGGTCAGTTTTTTATTGACTACAGGTTGCCCCGGATATCGCCACGCTGACAAATGGAAACAATGGACCTCGTAGTCGTCAGAGTGGGGCCAGCCCGCCAGACCAGCGGGCGAGATGACTCCCTCGATTTCCACAACGCCGTCCTTGTATTCACAATCCGAGGTATCGACTTCGGCAAGACGGTCAAGGCTGGGTGGTTTGAATGTGGATGTCACAATTGATTCCTCGGAAGGCGCGCAACCGCACAAGACGAATAACGGAAGGACTCGGATACAATATCGCATAAGCAGATCAACGCGGGCCGTCCTTCATCGGCGTGTGCTGCTAAAGTTTGGATAGCTTCCCTGGCGGATGCGTGCGGCAATCGTTTTCCCTCTTCTGGAGTTTTTCTGCGGCAAACCGGACGGCGTTAAGGACGTTAAGATAGAAGAAGTCGTGGGGCCGTCGGTTGACGCGGCTCCGCACGACCGGCTTCTGCGCTGGGTGGCCCGGGACGAGCCGTGTTCCGCACGTTCGTCTGCTTAGATGCTTCCTTTACTCCTCCGATGATCCGCGTGAACATGACCTCTCCCTTTCCGGCCGGGCGCGTCGCCTGGGTCTTTTTCGCTGGCTGTCTGGTCGTCGGTTCGACCACAATCGGCATCGCGGACGAAACGCCTGACTTTGAACAGCAGCTGTTGCCGCTGCTTTATCATCGCTGCTTCAGCTGCCATAGCCAGAAGTCGGCCGAACCCCGGAGTGGTTTGCGCCTCGATACGGCCAGCGGAATCCGCACGGTGATTGTGGCCGGCCAGCCGGACGAGAGCGAACTGCTGCGACGCGTCTCCTTGCCGCACACCGACGACGACCTGATGCCGCCCCTCAAAGGCGGAGCCCAGCCGTTCTCCCAACCCGAGCTGGAACTGCTCCGTGCCTGGATCGCCCAGGGAGGCCCGCTGGGCGACTGGACCGAATTTGACCCGCGAGATCCGGCTGTCGAGTGGAACGAAACGCCCCTGTCGCGTGCGGACGTCCCTACGCTGGTCCGCCAGCTGGACGAACTGATCGAACAGGCAAACGTGCGTGACGGCGTTACACTGAACCTGGC is part of the Lignipirellula cremea genome and encodes:
- a CDS encoding DUF2262 domain-containing protein — its product is MTSTFKPPSLDRLAEVDTSDCEYKDGVVEIEGVISPAGLAGWPHSDDYEVHCFHLSAWRYPGQPVVNKKLTILRPAARDADWSGEYPALSIQRIRVLVSTEETRAICAGKAAQKVDAAGLSEVAEELAKPVVIQTERFGELTLDRSIDWFTGKVIWNGETVELSFNADENLSIATGLEVAGKLWDEQTSWKQKVDDYAVQDLLSAKNDGWLLDDEAPLTPDQFKARMTLQSISIDIDGDFEFWHDDGELFWGHSILIQGSLKEGITQADIPG